The window ccccgcaatagcatcccggtagcaactctatcataggcgccgttcgaggggatgcgaacacagatgctacaagctaaaagggagctgctagccagcgcccccgaagctcccatgagcagcggagcgatcgctgataaaagactgctgctcgttggcaagtggttggcgttatccgattgtgaggacatttgtgtgcatcattttcggaatattttgaagggaatagtacaacagcaaacagcccatcgacagcgaacgtgagggtggagtgtttgttccgtttacgagtgcgttgcgtggaaaaaaaaaacgaagccccccgccccttttgtgcccctctcccctcggcgaaatccgcccaattttagtaagattaaacacatttcatttttttaaaccactagttatgtgttactttgttaatagatggggaattagaagaaataaaacattttttccaaaccaatatcgtgttttggtgtttttttcagagggctggaacgaattataatttgttccattcatttcaatgggaaacgtccgctcgagttacgagaacctcgtcatacgatctcagtctcggaacggattatgatcgtatgtcgaggtaccactgtatagtgatcagttagcgacatctaatggttcatcattgtagcacgttctcagttctagccataatgctatgcgctgtcatgcttcgattcattcaataaagtcacgatcagaaacaacaatgccaccccgttaaatatttcattatgaaatattaattgtgtaaCGTAAAGTATATATCAGTCTATCATGCACTTATGATCATCAAAAGTGAACGTACCTTCGagtttgtgaagaacaactttggcttgcatcattttgcaaacaaaaaaatgttgattacatgagagatcctctttcacgccataaagttccttctgaaactttgccgcaaccggcgtcgttctcccagacatttttcacacttttttgtgttcgcttgacgacgtactgatgcagacgacgtgttcctttgttagctgccagctaggctaggctaaagtacgagtcccaaaacggattgaagacaaacggactgacgttcgagtccacaaactatttaatgttgagcatgttgtcgaggtttcgtttcatttaagttaaattaaattgaggagaaacaagaggcacacaaacaaaaagttaaaaccctagccatgcagaaatgaacgcccgaatcccttcttcttcttctttttcttccgcTGGGGGTTTTACGGTTGTCGGCAGCCAACGTACTGTAGCATTATCGCCCTCTACTGTCTCAATACCTCAAAATACCAAGTTCtcaattcagattttagacAGAGGGGGCGATAATGTTAAATTTGGTCTCTTAATGCCACAGCGTGAAGAGAGCAGCTCGAAGTCCAGTTCTTGTCTAGCTAGCCGTGACACTAAatcgaaaagctacattttcagaaaaagttagacaattttaaggacatttgctttaaatgttacattgtgtttgatcttattgcaagtaacaaataacacattttaatatttaaatataagggTTTATAaggttatttcacaatttagaACTACACAATCCCTCATTCAGCCTCATTCAAGGTAGTGTGGACACGCGGTCCACGCCGCTGGATATAAGTTTCAGTCTCTCAGGAGGCATGGGTTCAAAACCCACCACTGCCAATAATACATGGGCTATTTATGGTTCTTTTGTTGGAGTgcttatggctcttcactaacctgtaaGATACAATgtgaaaccactggtgagagagctgagtcccgaacacactaataggagtgtcacgtttgcacaccactgtgtcactgacgctacctctagcttcgctttaatcataatgattttttttacgagACTCCTTTTTACATATCAACGGCGTAACAATGTTATTAAAGAACAgagaatttttgtattttaaaagtgtaggAATGTTAAAGTAAATGCAGACATTTTCAGGTAtgcggcccagtggggcgagtgattagcgtcgcggcctcaaagctctggggtcgtgggttaaattttttaacttaaaatccagcgtgggtttgagtgtgcatggttgtccgtctccttgtgccctgcgattggctggcccccgattcagggtgtcccccgcctctggccccggagacagctgggattggctccagcaccccccgcaaccctaatgagaataaagcggttcagaaaatgagatgagatgagtttccctcttatcacactaaacgtgtatcgcatacctgtcaacttatacgtttttcccgtattttatacgttttttgatcatttcaaattgtgtacgccgtataacaacttttgtacgggattttttttaactacgttttttgtaaaacggatgtcgttttacgcatttcggctctaatccggatcgtctcggtcactggtagcagacgaaaacgtcatcgtcaactgctaatattgtcatgctttaagcatgatatgcgcacacgcattcccctttcacacgaaacaggaaatgattaaatcatttcctgtttcgttatttaagcagctatgagtcatagcgcctgggtccgaatacattcacggtcgcgtcacgacaacgcggcgcgaccataacacttttacgtgcaccctatgtgagtaaatatgtgccgcgttgcatttgtacggttttctattgcttaatacggggaattccaatcatcaatacggggaggaattggcccaggttgacaggtatggtatcgTTGTAGTTtgatgtatatgtaaatgtatgttactatTGACCATATACTAAATTGTATTTTAGAATTAGGGGATGGAATAGGACCTTGCTCCTTCCACTCTATGCATCAATCTGTTATTGCAGTATCTCCAAGAAAGGTGCACCACTCGCTCtttatcaaaatacatttactaCTTACTCTTGGAATTCCTAACTTAATGATTGAAATGACAGAAGCAAACCTGAAATTTAATAGATTAATCATGCGGATGAGGGGagatttaaattaacaaattaaagcctttcttttgtaACAATATCCAAGTAAAAcatgactgtataaacattcacatcttatataataatatataggtTTGACAATTATcatttttgccagtacagctagtttaaatgcctgctcagcatcgaggtgccactctttttggtgtaatatgaaagcaaagggccacattgactacattcagcgaaaccaacgcaattttctgtagcatattcaacaatcaatttgaagcttttccacataCTGTTTCTCTTCTAATCTCATTAATCTTTTGCCTTTCACTAAAGACTTTCGTGGAGAGGAACAATAAgagttttaatcaaattttggaTGCTCTGCACTAACAGAGCTTCCCCTCTCTGTCGATGGTAAATATGAACTTTCTACTTATCTGAAACTTAAAGTTAATTCAGGCAATATTCCCCCTTGAATTCTTATAGACTATTTATGTCCTTAAGCATCTCACCTTGTTCAATCAAATATTTGATGTTCTGTGCTACCAGAGCTGTCCCTCtctgtcaaaattaaatatggaaTTGCTATTGATATGGCGCAATGGTATTTCACAATTTCAATGCTTGGATTTATACATACTGTTTACATCCTCAAACATTTGACTTTGTTAATTGAAGTAGTGataaagtaaaatgtattatgtcaattgattaatcaactaACACTCATTGCTGACAAACCCACTGCTtaattcatgaatgttttaacttatattactGTGAAGAGGCGGTTTTTATGTAGAAAGCTTCAGATGttcgtttcccttttttaactttggatttttttaaaaaaatacttactattTGGTATTTAATTCTTCGAAGcatcattttgttagagattataaaaatgttatttgtagaGAAGGGCTATTTTGTTCgacttgtattttaatttgtgcctttgttcactttttttgtgcGCGTGCATGCGCGGGTGTGTTTTATTACGGTGTAGTAAACGGGCAcgtgactgaagatggcgagcaCGTGAAAGAAGAGGGTGCTGCAGCCGGGGACaactcatacttacctggcCGGGGAGATACCATGATCAAGAAGGTGGTTAACCcagggtgaggcccagccattgcactTTTGGTTGTGCTGACCTCTGTGAATTCTCCAAATATGGGAATCTCGACTGGATAGTTTCTGATAGTGGGGGACTGCGTTTGTGCTCTGCCCTGATTTGTtgtcaagaaataacattcaaGCAACTGACCaaacttttaaataattcaatatggTTAAATCCCAGAGATTCAGCAACCTCGTCGTATCAAACTCACCGTGCTCCAGAGGCTACGTCGGAGCTGCAGGTAAATGCAATTGAAAAGCGTCCGATAAAATAGgtgaaaaagtcatttgaaaaaggaaacaaaaaccctgatttaaaaaaaaacacagatacaCTAGTCACCAAAATGGCAGACACAATTTAACGAGTGTCCATCAAGAGAATGTGGACAAAAGCATGAATCGGCACGGGATTACCATTCTTGTAGTATTACTCCCACTATTTTaaacttaacattttaaacaaaggcaaaaccaaaatatttcaTTGCATTTCATCCTGATTTCGTTCTAATGGTCAAGATGCTTATGTGAAACAAAATCAGCATATTCATTGGCCCAGCATGACTCTacgattttttaattatgcttTTTAATAAGAACTAGTGCTAAGAAAGGCAGTACATGTCTCTTAAGATCATTCGTCCCCCGATTCCATGACAAAAACGTCTCACTGTAGACCCCCTCCAGCGAAATAAAGTTGATTAGGCGGACACGGGGTTAAAATTGGGGCGGGATCTAAGACGCGAAGGGGCTCGGCGTTGCCTTACCCATCATGCAATGCATGTATAAGAAAGACTAGCCAACGTGGAACGGTTTTTCGTCTTTATCCATTCACTTAGTTACGATACGttatcaaagaggaggagccagagttccctcaacaacaaatgggagacgagcaacgtccaatcaaaagggaggaagatcatttctcctggtcacttggtgagttcgtgaagagggaagatgttctgggcgtggccagtggTGGGGCGGAACCTGCAAACACaggaacatggcccctaattaaagaggaggagccagagttccctcaacagtgcaaaagagaagagcaacctccaatcaaaaacgaggaatgtgtcaaatggtcaactggtgagcctttcaagagtgaagatgatctgggcgcggccaacataggggcggagcttctgagcggcagctcaacagaaggatggcgagcagaaaatttaattgctcctttatcagatggcaacgacttgctttttgacgatgatgatgttgaagatgttaagaaaaatcccagtggtgacaaactttgcaaatgctttcagtgtgggaaaacttttgggaaaaagtcttctttgaaaacacatatgaggagccacactggggagatacccttatcatgtacagtttgtggtaaaacatttacacagaagggacacttaattagtcatgcaagaacacacacaggcgaaaaaccattttcgtgttcagtttgcggtaaaagattcacacggaagggacacttaattagtcatgcaagaacccacactggtgaaaaacaattttcgtgttcagtttgcggtaaaaccttttctcaaaagcaacacttaaaaacgcacacaagaacccacactggtgaaaaaccattttcgtgttcggtttgtggtcaaagattcacacggaagggacacttaattagtcatgcaagaacccacactggtgaaaaaccattttcgtgttcggtTTGTGGTCAatgattcacacggaagggacacttaattagtcatgcaagaacccacactggtgaaaaaccattttcgtgttcagtttgtggtaaaacatttaaacggaagggaagtgtaacaatacacacaagaacccacacgggtgaaaagccattttcgtgttcagtttgtggtcaaagattcacacggaagggaatcttaattagtcatgcaagaacccacactggtaaaaaaacattttcgtgttcagtttgcggtaaagccttttctcaaaatgaatccttaaaaatccacataagaacccacactggtgaaaaaccattttcgtgttcagtttgtggtcaaagattcacacggaagggagacttaattagtcatgcaagaacccacacgggtgaaaaaccattttcgtgttcagtttgtggtaaaacatttaaacggaagggaagtgtaacaatacacacaagaacccacacgggtgaaaagccattttcgtgttcagtttgtggtcaaagattcacacggaaaggagacttaattagtcatgcaagaacccacacgggtgaaaaaacattttcgtgttcagtttgtggtaaaacatttaaacggaagggaagtgtaacaatacacacaagaacccacactggtgaaaaaccattttcatgttcagtttgtggtaaaacatttacagagaagaaaaatttaaaaatccacataagaacccacactggtgaaaaaccattttcgtgttcagtttgcggtaaagccttttctcaaaatgaatccttaaaaatccacataagaacccacactggcaaaaaaacattttcctgctcggTTTGTGGTGAAGCCTATTCTCgaaagcaatatttaaaaaaacacttattaacccacactggagaacaatgttttcctgctcagtcggtggccacagattcgctacaaccgcccaattaaaaagctacacaattgaaaaacctgaaaagaagacttaacaacccgcagaggagaaaagccctttttttgctcgatttgtggcaggaatatcttaaaaacacaattacccacacgtcagaaacctttttcctcctcagcttcttgccagagattttgtcgtaaggatagacttaaaagacgcaaatgtgttgtaataagcagtggccaatcacggctttgcttgctttttcaaattctgtatgaaagatcattgtaatcgaagtataattgtattttgcattctgaaattcttgtttacactttttaatctgtaatttaacgtgtcatctttttggtagtttcaataaagctctctttttggtgaaaaatactttttgggtctttttttgacaaaatcaACCCTCCAAATTTTATAggtaacaaaaaagtgaagcgttatttgctcagatttaatgaatacattaattggaacaatttgacaaattattatataaaagattgttttctttctacaggtgtgaaaatacggtaacttcatgtctgtaattaacggtaaattgtttttatctttttgatgttgaaggggattattggtagatttttattttatgtgtaactattggaaaaacattgagtaagaaagttttataggagatgatagacaaactacaaagggaatgtaatgttaaatgtttgcaaaagactactagattggggtatttttcacattattgaattaatttggagttcttgattagcatgcattttatatggcttaattgctgtaaagggtacaggcttaatatattaatcgtTGCCAACAGGGGAagatggtggttcaattctatttaaaaatatacatttatttatttgtttctgaatgtgaatgtaactattgcagggaacgagtgcccttttttgtgtgccaggctggagaggtggtttttaaactcctgtgaagaatccagcttggttttccttttgtatttttttccttttttttttaggttacacagtctttctattgttttggaatcaagtcGACCTTATGTTGGCTTCtgagaagtaagtaaagtttgtatatggaggaagccagtctagctatttattacagtacagtaatacctcgacatacgagtgccccgacatacgagcaatttgagatacgagtaaattttcaagcaaatatatatcttgagatatgagacaaatgttgatatacgagcatacagcggacccgagaggctgctcataagaacttcATGcgtactgtctttcccgtcgcaaggccctcgtgtaatgtctccacgagcactgggcgaagcgttgcattttttcagtgttttttttcccgttagccaatgcgaatggcggaggagcttgttcgataatacgagaggaatatagtacttctcgttggcaaatggtcctgtgttatcctattgtgaggacatttgtgtgcatcattttgggaatattttgaagggaagacaaaatcaaacaactgtcaatattgactggcaaatagagccaacacgggacaagaaaggtatcaaatgtcaaaaaaattagaattaagtttagtgttaggttcgattaaacttatttttgagtgtgtctgcatcgtaatccaagtttatttaaattagtttgttatgttacgagcgtgttgccgtgcaaaaagtatctctgtctaattttactactattaaacacattttagtactattaaaccactagttatttgttactttgttaatagatggtgaattagaacaaataaaaatgtttctccaatccaatatcctgtttttggtgttttttttagaggcttggaataaattaatttgtttttagttcatttcaatgggaaacgttcgttcgagttacgaaaatatcgacatgcgagctcagtcccggaacaaattatgctCGTTTGGAGTATCCTACTTGACGATGGAGCCCATCCCCCACACagttcctgttgttttgtttagtCGGATATGCACTTTGCTACTAACATCTAGTGTTGTGCAGAACATTAATGGagtcattaaaaaattgcatgaaTCTGCTAATTGGGGTTAGTCATAATTTTAAATCgtgtgataatttttttttcttagtgttagaattattatggaatattctatatgtgttgtaagcatttttaataagtgttagaattattatggaatattctatatgtgttgtaagcatttttaataagtaataaggcattttaattacttttgtataagactgggacaaactcgaggtcaccctgctggctccagcttgttgacataacacctcaccctccaaggactgtttactgggagatctacgaaggactcataaattgttttgtctgggacaccggcagtttaccttataaagaaattattatgcttatactgcaaattcttacgcaggtgtttttctttcaatggcaattgtttaaatcagattacctttgaatgttttggttatgtgccgctaaatgaaCCGAAGAGtgtgccgctcgtcagaatgcactggggactaagacggcgtcacattgcatctccttgcaagttgtaagcagagtttgttgaaagatgtttttccttttttaattaaatattactaataatgatttaaaaggtttgaatcattattccaacatttggtccttcgagtagccggggtcaacaaaccgatagggaatccagacgctgcggtttaatatctggagtgaccgtgaatcccttttccaggccggactatttctcagcagcgcctgttttctaatcggttgacgactatcctcttggtaagcatctttcgacatttctgccgagtccgcgtgtgatggctgcatattgttgacgggttccgagtgcgtgaagggcatcacacgcgaaggccttattttgagaagtaaggctcgcgtcctggggattagcgattttaaaaaaccctgtggatactagtcactagcaggtagacacggtgtggtctataaacatctgccgtgtacaaaaaaaaaaaggtactacgggggcacacaaatccactccaaaaatgggtagtggagacagtaaagcggctattgacgatccaaagatgcgtctgccgtgtaaggattggaaatttgttgagaaTCAGAGCGCTTTGAGAATTAAAcatctaaacttatggataaataaatatggatttgctggccagcttaatatgcataagattttgatactgcaggataaaatacgtgctaaacatgggggaaatcttaacaaaatggagcaggagggatataatgatacctattattggtttatgatacatgggttaaatcagttaacggtgggactggaaacacagaggctgtgttattccacagaaaagaggacggggagactggcccggtggggaagaaatgtgttgttgttgttgttaaaaaggagggccccctccgacaaatatgaccaggtcgggagggcccgtgggggacatggggagaaaacactatctccccaggccggggcgccgccaatgagtgatgtgttattgaacaat is drawn from Stigmatopora argus isolate UIUO_Sarg chromosome 20, RoL_Sarg_1.0, whole genome shotgun sequence and contains these coding sequences:
- the LOC144066128 gene encoding uncharacterized protein LOC144066128 — encoded protein: MVKSQRFSNLVVSNSPCSRGYVGAAVCGKTFKRKGSVTIHTRTHTGEKPFSCSVCGQRFTRKGILISHARTHTGKKTFSCSVCGKAFSQNESLKIHIRTHTGEKPFSCSVCGQRFTRKGDLISHARTHTGEKPFSCSVCGKTFKRKGSVTIHTRTHTGEKPFSCSVCGQRFTRKGDLISHARTHTGEKTFSCSVCGKTFKRKGSVTIHTRTHTGEKPFSCSVCGKTFTEKKNLKIHIRTHTGEKPFSCSVCGKAFSQNESLKIHIRTHTGKKTFSCSVCGEAYSRKQYLKKHLLTHTGEQCFPAQSVATDSLQPPN